In Vigna angularis cultivar LongXiaoDou No.4 chromosome 8, ASM1680809v1, whole genome shotgun sequence, one DNA window encodes the following:
- the LOC108344028 gene encoding probable cyclic nucleotide-gated ion channel 20, chloroplastic isoform X1, with product MASFENDELQKIPEETDAQPYHETLHSKFQRLLSGKQSASVSIPMESYEVETSIVGDSGSLYATSESDNLMQHSIVVTGNIAQESTDEFSIVDSTASKYWHKSYDSINEHLLRSGKLGICNDPYCTTCPSYFKSSRLRNPKACNIPDPKFQNALNGDAKVFARKFCSLCSSFVPGVMNPHSKFIQQWNKVLASFCLVAIFVDPLFFFLLYVRQDHNCIVINWKLTKALVIVRTMNDFIYFLHILLQFRLAFVSPESRVVGAGDLVDHPKEIAFHYLKGYFLVDLFVVFPLPQIMLLSVLPKSLRGANYAKNVLRAAILVQYIPRLFRFLPMLFGQSPAGFIFESAWANFIINLLIFILASHVVGSIWYLFALQRVNQCFRNACQSSHIPGCLAFIDCGHSHVGDNRLGLSSNQWNNNADAIACWNSSSSGSFSYGIYNNAVPLTTQADIVTKYIYALFWGLQQISTLAGNQTPSDFVFETLFTIAIIGLGLFLFALLIGNIQNFLQGLGRRRLEMQLRRGDVEQWMSHRRLPEYLRRRVRQAERYSWTATRGVNEATLMENFPEDLQVDIRRHLFKFVKRVRIFALMDEPILDAICARLRQTTCIKGSRILSQGSVVEKMVFVVRGKLESIGEDGTRIPLSEGDVCGEELLTWYLEHSSVSADGRRVRLPGQKLLSNRTVRCLTNVEVLSLRAENLQEVTILFTRFLRSLRVQGALRYESPYWRSLAAIRIQVAWRYRKKRLSHVNSDFQNKH from the exons ATGGCtagttttgaaaatgatgaGCTGCAGAAGATACCAGAAGAAACTGATGCACAACCATATCATGAAACTTTGCATTCTAAATTTCAAAGGCTTTTATCCGGGAAACAAAGTGCATCAGTTTCTATTCCCATGGAGTCATATGAGGTAGAAACTAGTATCGTGGGAGATAGCGGTTCATTATATGCTACATCAGAAAGTGATAATCTTATGCAGCATAGTATAGTTGTAACAGGAAACATAGCACAGGAGAGCACAGATGAATTTTCTATTGTTGACAGCACGGCTTCAAAGTACTGGCATAAAAGCTATGATAGCATAAATGAACATTTACTGAGATCTGGGAAACTGGGAATTTGTAATGATCCTTATTGTACTACTTGTCCTTCTTACTTCAAGTCTTCTCGGCTAAGAAATCCAAAAGCTTGTAATATACCTGATCCGAAG TTTCAGAATGCTCTTAATGGGGATGCCAAAGTATTTGCAAGAAAATTTTGTTCTCTGTGTTCATCTTTTGTTCCTGGAGTTATGAATCCTCACTCTAAATTCATACAACAATGGAACAAGGTTCTTGCCAGTTTTTGCTTGGTTGCAATTTTTGTGGAtccattatttttcttcttactCTATGTTCGGCAG GATCATAATTGTATAGTTATCAACTGGAAATTGACAAAAGCACTTGTCATAGTTAGAACCATGAATGACTTCATATATTTCCTTCACATTCTTCTCCAG TTTAGGTTGGCTTTTGTTTCTCCTGAGTCGAGGGTGGTTGGTGCTGGAGATTTAGTTGATCATCCAAAAGAAATTGCATTTCATTACCTTAAGGGTTATTTTCTTGTTGACTTGTTTGTTGTATTTCCTCTTCCTCAG ATCATGTTATTGTCTGTACTACCAAAATCATTGAGGGGAGCAAATTATGCTAAGAATGTTCTGCGTGCAGCGATCCTAGTGCAGTATATTCCCAGATTATTCAGATTTCTGCCTATGCTGTTTGGTCAGTCTCCAGCAGGATTCATATTTGAGTCAGCATGGgcaaatttcattataaatctTCTCATTTTCATTCTAGCTAGCCATGTTGTTGGCTCTATCTGGTACCTATTTGCTCTACAG AGGGTTAATCAATGTTTTCGAAATGCGTGCCAAAGTTCTCATATCCCTGGATGCCTGGCATTCATTGATTGTGGACATAGCCATGTTGGGGACAATCGGCTTGGCTTATCATCAAACCAGTGGAACAACAATGCAGATGCTATTGCATGTTGGAATTCCTCTTCCAGCGGTTCTTTTTCTTATGGGATTTATAACAATGCTGTACCTCTTACTACACAAGCAGACATCGTCACCAAATACATATATGCTCTATTTTGGGGATTACAG CAAATCAGTACTCTGGCTGGTAACCAAACACCAAGCGACTTTGTGTTTGAAACCCTTTTTACTATAGCCATCATAGGATTGGGACTTTTTCTTTTTGCGCTTCTCATTGGAAACATACAGAACTTTCTTCAAGGTCTTGGACGGAG GAGGCTAGAAATGCAACTTAGACGCGGTGATGTTGAGCAATGGATGAGTCATAGGCGCTTGCCAGAATACCTCAGAAG GAGAGTACGACAGGCTGAACGGTATAGTTGGACTGCAACAAGGGGGGTGAATGAAGCAACGCTAATGGAGAATTTTCCAGAAGACCTCCAAGTGGATATAAGACGCCATCTCTTCAAATTTGTTAAGAGA GTTCGAATATTTGCTCTGATGGATGAACCTATCCTAGATGCCATTTGTGCGAGACTGAGACAAACTACTTGCATTAAAGGAAGTAGAATTTTGAGTCAAGGTAGTGTGGTAGAGAAGATGGTATTCGTGGTGCGTGGTAAATTGGAGAGTATAGGAGAAGATGGTACTAGAATTCCTTTATCTGAAGGGGATGTTTGTGGTGAAGAACTTCTGACATGGTATCTTGAGCACTCTTCTGTCAGCGCAG ATGGCAGAAGAGTAAGGCTTCCAGGACAGAAGTTGCTTAGCAACAGAACAGTAAGATGCTTAACAAATGTGGAAGTACTTTCACTCCGAGCAGAAAACCTTCAAGAAGTCACAATCCTTTTTACAAGATTCTTGCGTAGTTTGCGTGTTCAAGGAGCCTTAAG GTATGAATCACCTTATTGGAGATCCCTTGCAGCAATCCGCATTCAGGTTGCATGGAGATACAGAAAGAAACGCTTAAGTCATGTTAATTCAGACTTTCAAAATAAACATTGA
- the LOC108344028 gene encoding probable cyclic nucleotide-gated ion channel 20, chloroplastic isoform X2, with protein sequence MASFENDELQKIPEETDAQPYHETLHSKFQRLLSGKQSASVSIPMESYEVETSIVGDSGSLYATSESDNLMQHSIVVTGNIAQESTDEFSIVDSTASKYWHKSYDSINEHLLRSGKLGICNDPYCTTCPSYFKSSRLRNPKACNIPDPKFQNALNGDAKVFARKFCSLCSSFVPGVMNPHSKFIQQWNKVLASFCLVAIFVDPLFFFLLYVRQDHNCIVINWKLTKALVIVRTMNDFIYFLHILLQFRLAFVSPESRVVGAGDLVDHPKEIAFHYLKGYFLVDLFVVFPLPQIMLLSVLPKSLRGANYAKNVLRAAILVQYIPRLFRFLPMLFGQSPAGFIFESAWANFIINLLIFILASHVVGSIWYLFALQRVNQCFRNACQSSHIPGCLAFIDCGHSHVGDNRLGLSSNQWNNNADAIACWNSSSSGSFSYGIYNNAVPLTTQADIVTKYIYALFWGLQQISTLAGNQTPSDFVFETLFTIAIIGLGLFLFALLIGNIQNFLQGLGRRRLEMQLRRGDVEQWMSHRRLPEYLRRRVRQAERYSWTATRGVNEATLMENFPEDLQVDIRRHLFKFVKRVRIFALMDEPILDAICARLRQTTCIKGSRILSQGSVVEKMVFVVRGKLESIGEDGTRIPLSEGDVCGEELLTWYLEHSSVSAEIKSRRVI encoded by the exons ATGGCtagttttgaaaatgatgaGCTGCAGAAGATACCAGAAGAAACTGATGCACAACCATATCATGAAACTTTGCATTCTAAATTTCAAAGGCTTTTATCCGGGAAACAAAGTGCATCAGTTTCTATTCCCATGGAGTCATATGAGGTAGAAACTAGTATCGTGGGAGATAGCGGTTCATTATATGCTACATCAGAAAGTGATAATCTTATGCAGCATAGTATAGTTGTAACAGGAAACATAGCACAGGAGAGCACAGATGAATTTTCTATTGTTGACAGCACGGCTTCAAAGTACTGGCATAAAAGCTATGATAGCATAAATGAACATTTACTGAGATCTGGGAAACTGGGAATTTGTAATGATCCTTATTGTACTACTTGTCCTTCTTACTTCAAGTCTTCTCGGCTAAGAAATCCAAAAGCTTGTAATATACCTGATCCGAAG TTTCAGAATGCTCTTAATGGGGATGCCAAAGTATTTGCAAGAAAATTTTGTTCTCTGTGTTCATCTTTTGTTCCTGGAGTTATGAATCCTCACTCTAAATTCATACAACAATGGAACAAGGTTCTTGCCAGTTTTTGCTTGGTTGCAATTTTTGTGGAtccattatttttcttcttactCTATGTTCGGCAG GATCATAATTGTATAGTTATCAACTGGAAATTGACAAAAGCACTTGTCATAGTTAGAACCATGAATGACTTCATATATTTCCTTCACATTCTTCTCCAG TTTAGGTTGGCTTTTGTTTCTCCTGAGTCGAGGGTGGTTGGTGCTGGAGATTTAGTTGATCATCCAAAAGAAATTGCATTTCATTACCTTAAGGGTTATTTTCTTGTTGACTTGTTTGTTGTATTTCCTCTTCCTCAG ATCATGTTATTGTCTGTACTACCAAAATCATTGAGGGGAGCAAATTATGCTAAGAATGTTCTGCGTGCAGCGATCCTAGTGCAGTATATTCCCAGATTATTCAGATTTCTGCCTATGCTGTTTGGTCAGTCTCCAGCAGGATTCATATTTGAGTCAGCATGGgcaaatttcattataaatctTCTCATTTTCATTCTAGCTAGCCATGTTGTTGGCTCTATCTGGTACCTATTTGCTCTACAG AGGGTTAATCAATGTTTTCGAAATGCGTGCCAAAGTTCTCATATCCCTGGATGCCTGGCATTCATTGATTGTGGACATAGCCATGTTGGGGACAATCGGCTTGGCTTATCATCAAACCAGTGGAACAACAATGCAGATGCTATTGCATGTTGGAATTCCTCTTCCAGCGGTTCTTTTTCTTATGGGATTTATAACAATGCTGTACCTCTTACTACACAAGCAGACATCGTCACCAAATACATATATGCTCTATTTTGGGGATTACAG CAAATCAGTACTCTGGCTGGTAACCAAACACCAAGCGACTTTGTGTTTGAAACCCTTTTTACTATAGCCATCATAGGATTGGGACTTTTTCTTTTTGCGCTTCTCATTGGAAACATACAGAACTTTCTTCAAGGTCTTGGACGGAG GAGGCTAGAAATGCAACTTAGACGCGGTGATGTTGAGCAATGGATGAGTCATAGGCGCTTGCCAGAATACCTCAGAAG GAGAGTACGACAGGCTGAACGGTATAGTTGGACTGCAACAAGGGGGGTGAATGAAGCAACGCTAATGGAGAATTTTCCAGAAGACCTCCAAGTGGATATAAGACGCCATCTCTTCAAATTTGTTAAGAGA GTTCGAATATTTGCTCTGATGGATGAACCTATCCTAGATGCCATTTGTGCGAGACTGAGACAAACTACTTGCATTAAAGGAAGTAGAATTTTGAGTCAAGGTAGTGTGGTAGAGAAGATGGTATTCGTGGTGCGTGGTAAATTGGAGAGTATAGGAGAAGATGGTACTAGAATTCCTTTATCTGAAGGGGATGTTTGTGGTGAAGAACTTCTGACATGGTATCTTGAGCACTCTTCTGTCAGCGCAG AGATCAAAAGTAGAAGAGTTATATGA